The DNA sequence AGCACGATAACATTGATTCCCTGCCCTTTACGTAAGATCTTGAGCATCTCATCTTCCCGTTTCTCTTCAGCCTCCTGATCAACTTGGATCTTGCCATCTTTGGCAATGGGATTGGCCGATTTAAACGCTGCTGAATTTTCCAGTGGGATGATTGATTTCAATTCATTTGTAATCATCAACTGGGCAGGAACTCCCAGTTGCATCAAATCTCGTCGATACTGTTCTTTCAAAAAAAGATCAAATGCACCATCACCTTCTGGCACTTCGAATTCCCGAAGCGTTTTAACGAATGAATTGAACGCATTTAAGTTTTTCTCAGTGAGCCCTTCCAGGTACACAGATCGAACTTCGTGATTCTTGATCAGGTACCTCAGGATCTGCTTCTGCTCTTTCTGAATCGCTTCAACATCCTCCAGGAATTCAAAATACTGCCTTTCGATCTCTGCTTCAGATAATTTACCACTTGAGGAATCAGAAAGATCAGTAGCGAAATCATCTCGGGACACAAAGTGCCAGTTCAGCAGATGAATGATTATTTGTTTGGGTTTGGACTTGATCGGCGTATTTACGACGGAAGCCGCGGTGGGTATTTTACGCAACTGGGAGCTGAGATCTGCCCCTGGACTCGGTTCATCGGCGAAGGTAGCCGCGACTGCGAAGTGCAAGCATAAGAGGACACAGGCACAAAGAGACAACTTGGGCATGGCTGGGCAATTTAAAAAGGATCCATTCGTAAAAAAAGCCGCCTGTGTGCCTGCTCCAGACGGCTGATTTATTATACTGCCATGCACATAAAAGCAAACAACTATTTATAAAAAGAACCGCTATGATCTTTCGTCTCTCTCAAAGGCTCAAGCAGAAAATCAAAACAGGCACACTTGATGTCCATCCCTTAAATCGGAACCCTTTTGGTGACTGGTCATGCCACATTTTCCTAGCAAATCGCCGTCAGTACATTTTGCTGTGCAATACCAAATCATTCTATTGCTGTGTCATGCCAGCCAAAGGTATTACAAACCAGAAGCTCTTCGTCAAAAGCACTATGAACTGTATCCGAGATTTCACAGCGGATGATGCCAATCAGTGGACTTTCCGAAAATTCATTGCTCCTGAATTTGAAACAGTTCAGTTTGGTAAAGCATTAAATCGCTCTGTAACAAGTTCGATGAACCAACTCATTGAATATGCTCAAGATTTGCTGATAGAAAATGCAATGTCTCCACATGAGGTGGGATTTAAGCTGAATGATTTTTTGCTGTCAGCTATTGCGGAGAAAAAATCAGATGGGTATGGCACGCCCAATGATGCATTTCGGAGAATGGTGGATTCGAGAAAACTGGAAGCAGCAGAATCAGATCAGCGAGAAGACGAAATACCGGAAAACACAACCACATGGTTTGTTTACATTCTCATGTGTGCTGATGAATCCTTATACACAGGAATTACGACAGATCTAAACCGTAGATGTGAGCAGCATAATGCGGGTACTGCTTCACGCTACACCCGTAGCCGTCTTCCAGTGACTATGGTGTATCATGAAAGACAAGAGAATCGAAGTATGGCTCTCAAGCGTGAACTGGAAATCAAGGCGATGTCACGATCAGCAAAAGAATCGCTCATCAAGTCTATAAAGTGAGAATTTACCCACCACATCTGCCACATGCTTTCCCATCATTCGGTCCACAAATCCGACCACGCTTCGTATTCTTAAAGTATTCGCAGTTTTCATTGTGCCGCACATTGGATGATGTATTCAGCCAGAACTTTGTGCCGGGGGGGTACTCGGCCTTCTCTTCCTGGCCCGATACTCCCAGGGAGGAAGCGGATTGGCATCAGCCCAGAGACCTCGTTTCGCCTGACGTGCTGATCGTTCTAATTTCGCCAGGCGTTCTTCATTATTATATTTTTTATAATGCCAGGCCCAGCCGTCTTTAATCATCTTTGCATTGGCGTCCAGGCCGCCCACCATTATGACTCCGAGTGTGCGACCATAGCGGTCCTCCCCCGTCTTTTTTACCGTCACGGTTTTACCGAAAACCATCTTTGATAATGCCTGCTTGGATTTTGTCCCGAAGCTCTGGCTTGACTCCGGTGCATCAATACCTTCGAGTCGTACTTTAACTGTCTGGCGGTTGACCAGGACTTTGATGGTGTCGCCATCAGTGACTCCGATCACTTTTCCAGTGAGGGTACTGATAACCTTTGGTGGAGCAGCAGATACAAGCCCTAAGATGAGCAGAGTCAGGATGGCAACGATGAAACGCATACTATTCCTTCTTATAAAGTAGCTCGATAGAGGACTGGATCAAGTTGGCACAGCTGACTCAATGAACCGTGCAAAATATACAACCTGGGAGATCTTCCGAAATCAAAGACTCTGAACAATTGGAACTGTTCGGGAATGTCTTCTGAACAACGTAATTCATTGGATGTAACATAGAAGGGGAAAAACTTTCCAAGACCAGTTGCTTTTACTTCCAGCATTCGTTCAGAATCATCAGCCTCATCGAACGAAAGGATATCAAAACCCAAACCATCGCCAATGACTTTTGAGGCCCAGACAACCTTCTGAGCCAGATCGTCTCGGCCAGCCACATTGAGTCGATGTCGCTCAAGGTCAAAAACAAACTGTTCGGCAAGAGTGCCAAGTTTCCTGTTTTGGGCATCACGCTCGGCAAAGTCGATCTTTTTCGCCCTGCGTGATAGCCATGGTTTTTCAGCTGGCTTCGGTGGTTTGATTACCTCTGGAGGGTCGACAATTACTTTTCCAAAATCGGGGTTGGAAAGACTCTTTGGCTTGCTGGGGTTGAGCAATGGTGCAGTTTCAATCCTTCTCAGTACATTGGGATTCTCATCCAAAAAAGAATCGACTGCTGCTGCCAGTAATCCCTGATAGTTGCCACGAGGCTTGTAGCCTTCTATGTAAGGCCAGCCCTGTTCCACCATCACAGCACTGATGTTCTGGTGTTTGAATTCAATTGAGCCTTCTGATCGCCCGACTAATTTAGGTATAAGTGCTTTCCGATGCTCTGACTTTTTGTACTTCTTATCGAGCAACTCGGCTTCTAACATGTCGAAGTAATCAGCAATAATCAATCGAACTTCATTCTCATTCCAATCTTTACCAGTCTGTGGCTCTTCCTGCCCATCCCCTTTACGAACGACAGTGAAGCCGAGCTTCCTGAGTACAAAGTTCGCTTGTCCAGGTGCCTCTCCGCCACTGAACTCCTCAGGTAGGAGGATTCGACCGATAGAGTAGCGACAGGCTAAACCAACCACGGTTTTCGGAGCATATCGCTTCTGCTCGTAGACAAGTTCATAGCCGGTAGAGGGACCGAACGGATGCTTCACCCCATCATTCAGGTCCGCCAATGTCTTGAGGATATGATATTTAGTGAGACCAGCGGGGATTGATTGTGGCACGAAAAACTTACCTTTCTCACGCCGGTTGAGCTATTGTGGTGAGGACGACTGCCACAATTTGGTTAAATAAGTGTCTTCTTATTTGAATAGCCACCTATCTGATTGAATACCATATATGAACATTGTAGAATGCGAACATTTGTTATTCAACCATAATGAAATCTAGGGGTTAGCCATTTGAAGACCATCTAAACTGAAGAGCTGGTCAACGAATGTTAGTAATCTTTCCCACAATAACTTCCACATGATTAGAGAGTTTCCCGCCGTCCCTTACTAAGTGTCCGCCATATTTTAAAACCAGCCTCTACTCTTCCCAGAAATTCGGCTACCAAACGCTGAGGGTGGAGTGAAATTTTTGGAGACTTCACATGAGATTTCCTTCATATGCTCAATTCGTGGCTGTAATGGGATATTGTCCCGCAGATCCATCCGTGATCGACAGGGGAGGCACATCGATCTGGAGGATTTCAAAAAACGATAACCTTTGTCGTTTCAGTGAGGATGGAAGAAGCCGAGTCACGGCCTGCTATACTCGTAACGGCCAAATCGGTTACGTCTGGAACGTTGGTAATGATAGCGGGTGGAATGGACCTTTCAATTCATTTGATGATGCGATGGATCATGCGGACTTGCATGTCTTTGGGGAGTGAAACATGGCGAGGGTTCAAGACAATAAACACGAGGAGCGTAAAATGCACAGCGATGACAGTGATCAGCACCGTCAACTTTTGGAAAATGATCCCCCTGCATTCGTTGATCGTGTTGACACTCCATGGGAACAAATCCCTGACCTTGCCTCTTATAATGGAATGGCTTTCAAGCGAATCAGTCGTGATTTAAATCGGCTGTCCACAGAGCAGGAGGCGATGAGAACTTCAGGGGCATCGCTCCCAAGCTCCAGGGGAGTTCTCGTTCTGGGCGAGGCTGGTACAGGAAAAACTCATCTTCTGATGAGGTTGGCACAGAATCTTGCAAAATCAAATCACATCCTGTTCGTAAGGCGTCCCAACAATGAAGAGGCAATCGCACAACATATCTGGACTAACATCGTAAATAGTTTAACTCGTACTGTCGGAGGAGGAACTCGATCCCAGATTGATGATTTATTAGGACATGTCTTTTCGAGTGTACTGATTCCTGAGTTTGAAAGTGATATCCAAAAAGGAATTGATGTCGAACAACGTCAACGTTGGGTCAATACTTTAAAACAAGACCCATGTAATTTATTTGAAATGTTAGGAGAAGGTCAGAAGCGTTCGGATAATATGCGAGCAATTAGACGACGCACTCTCCGCTTCCTTCAAATCAATCAACCAGATGTTGACCAAAGTATTGCACATGCACTAATCACTTATTGTTTTGTTGCCCGAGAAGAACGTCGCCGGATCCTACTAACATGGTTGTCGGGACAAGACATTGATCCAGAAGATGCAAAATCGATGGGACTTCCGGAATCATGGGTCACCTTCAACGAGTCCTCGACAGACCTTTCTATTCAACAGCAGCGAGAGGAACAGGCTCTACGAGCAATCCAATCACTTGGAATCCTATCAACATATTACCAGCCTCTGATTTTAGCTTTTGACCAATTAGAAGGATTACGAGACGAGGAGCGGCTAACCCATCGCTGGGGAGACATTGTTAAGGAAATTTTTACAATGGCTCCAAACCTCCTAATTGTAACCTGTATTTTTCCATCGCTCTGGGAATCGTGGTTTGGTCATGTACTTGATGATGCAGCCAAGCAAAGAATCGCCCAACGTACCCTTGAATTGGAAAAATTCGGTCAACAGCATGCGACAGCGTTACTTGAAACGCATTTACGAGAGCATTTCACCAGGTACCGACTTCCCACG is a window from the Gimesia benthica genome containing:
- a CDS encoding GIY-YIG nuclease family protein gives rise to the protein MIFRLSQRLKQKIKTGTLDVHPLNRNPFGDWSCHIFLANRRQYILLCNTKSFYCCVMPAKGITNQKLFVKSTMNCIRDFTADDANQWTFRKFIAPEFETVQFGKALNRSVTSSMNQLIEYAQDLLIENAMSPHEVGFKLNDFLLSAIAEKKSDGYGTPNDAFRRMVDSRKLEAAESDQREDEIPENTTTWFVYILMCADESLYTGITTDLNRRCEQHNAGTASRYTRSRLPVTMVYHERQENRSMALKRELEIKAMSRSAKESLIKSIK
- a CDS encoding thermonuclease family protein; the encoded protein is MRFIVAILTLLILGLVSAAPPKVISTLTGKVIGVTDGDTIKVLVNRQTVKVRLEGIDAPESSQSFGTKSKQALSKMVFGKTVTVKKTGEDRYGRTLGVIMVGGLDANAKMIKDGWAWHYKKYNNEERLAKLERSARQAKRGLWADANPLPPWEYRARKRRPSTPPAQSSG
- a CDS encoding DUF3883 domain-containing protein, which gives rise to MPQSIPAGLTKYHILKTLADLNDGVKHPFGPSTGYELVYEQKRYAPKTVVGLACRYSIGRILLPEEFSGGEAPGQANFVLRKLGFTVVRKGDGQEEPQTGKDWNENEVRLIIADYFDMLEAELLDKKYKKSEHRKALIPKLVGRSEGSIEFKHQNISAVMVEQGWPYIEGYKPRGNYQGLLAAAVDSFLDENPNVLRRIETAPLLNPSKPKSLSNPDFGKVIVDPPEVIKPPKPAEKPWLSRRAKKIDFAERDAQNRKLGTLAEQFVFDLERHRLNVAGRDDLAQKVVWASKVIGDGLGFDILSFDEADDSERMLEVKATGLGKFFPFYVTSNELRCSEDIPEQFQLFRVFDFGRSPRLYILHGSLSQLCQLDPVLYRATL